AGATGACGAATGAACAATTCCCATGGGGACCATCTCAACAGATGGGACTCCTCTTGAGATCCTTTGTTGTACACTCACATGTCGCCATGAATTTATCATGATAGTCATATCTTTGGGTTATGTCCAAAGGAACACAAATGGCTAAGGGCCCACGACGCTTTCATAAGACAACTTGTGGTGCCTTAGATCAAGGACTAATTTGCACTATTCCAACTTGAGAGATCTTGATTGATATGTAAGTAAAACTTCCTTTCAAGTTCTCTTTGTTGATCGCGTTCAATGAATTCATTCTCTAACGAACACCCATACACTTATCTTAGTGTCTTCACAAGAATAACTCGAGACCAGTCATCCTCCTGATTGAGAAGACGGATGATTATCCTACGACTATGAACAGTTTAGGATGTGGACATGGTACAAAAAGGTCTCCTCAACTTAACTTCTTTAAGTCACTTTCTACGTCTCACGATCCATGGACTTGGTGATTAAGTAAATGACTAAGATAATTACATCTCATGATTGGCTCTAGGGCATACTTCTAACAGATCCCATATGTTTATTTTACCTCGCGACTTTTGCCAAATATTTTCGATTATATCAATTATATTGACTTGCCAAACTTAAACACCTGTTTAGCAGGTGTGagattttatacaaaaggcCTCAATGTTATTAGGAGTGgaaccatttattatatgggactttctattttgttaagtttccgATGTGAGACTcgtgtattcttcaacactcctcctcacGTGGGACCACTTTTTAGTGGGCCACACGTGCAACCAATTCCACATCAGTcactttttttcattttcttttttttctttttttttaaaaaaaatttggggtttgtttgattttgattcaatttggggtttttgtttgatttgagtttgtttgatttggtttaatCGGATCCAGTCAACCGACCCGCTCTAATACCATGTTAAGATTTCAGAGGGACGGACCCTTGACCCACCACTAGCAACAtcgatattgtccccaacttaaaCACCTGTTTAGCAGGTGTGgggttttatacaaaaggcctcgatgttattaggagtggaaccatttattatatgagactttctattttgttaagcttccgatgtgggactcgtgTATTCTTCAACATGTTCAAGGcgttttttggggtttttttttttttttttggtagttcTTTTTTACATGGGAGCCGGTGAGGTTCAAAACCTCGGTGGCTGCAGCAAATAATTTTCCGAAGAGTCTCATGGTGATGGAGCTCAAGTCCGGTGAGTGGGTGAGAGACAGAGGGAGACAGAAAGGAACTTGGAAGCATCACTTTATATTTATCTAGTATTGTAATAATCATCTTATCTAGATCCCCTAGCTCGTGATCCTTGCCAAATGTTTTCGATTAAATCCTTTATAATGACTTGGTAGTGCAAGAGTAACACTACCTTTTTGCCAATATCATATCCATACATGTCATGCTCTTTGATGAACTGATCTAATGATTGATTGTTGAACTCCATGACATTTTCCAGTAATCTCCTccctaggggtgggcatcgggaccggaaaaccggaacaccgaaccgaaccggtgaaaaaaaatcggaaaaaaaaccggttgaccaaaaaagtcaacaaaccggattggaaccggaccgaaccggttccaaccggttccggttccggttttacatctctccacaccggaccggaccgaaccggaccggtcatatattttatatttatatttttacaaaattttaaaatctaatgccatattttaacttttataatcactaattttccaagttcaacttcaaaaaatttctaaatgtatgaattggattatttgttcatttttaagctaaaaaaataagttatttattataatttttttataaaaaaattaaaaaaataaaaaattaataatccggttcaaaaccggaaccggtcagaaccggaccggaaccggttagaaccgaaccggtcggtttttgaaattttttttgcctaaaccggaccgaaccggaccggttaaaTAATACCGGTTTCGGTTTCGGTTTGAGGTGAGAAatggaccgaaccggaccgtgcccacccctactccTCCCCATGCGCCAAAAATCCATAGTAATGCGGATCCCATCAATTCAAGTAGAGGATTACTACATTCCGGATTATATCCACATGCAAAAGGTTGTAAATTAGGACCCAAATATAGTAATTTATATTGTTATAAAGATCTATTTTACCAGGTTATGGTACCCTTAGTGCCAAAACGATGTAATACTATCACTCCTAATATGTTTGCATATTTTAGGGTTAACAACATAAAATTACCCAATCTTTCGTGGTCATTCAAAATTAGTACATCTAGGGGAAAACATTACCGAACGCCGCCTTAGTTTcctccattttttattttgttttatgatgTTACCCAACATATATGCTACTCGCATATCTTTtcatctatttttattttagtttagaTAAATATCACTAGACGAAAATTGCCCTGACATATTTTAATGGATTAGAGTTCATTGTAAGTTTAGGTAAAATTACATGTCTTTAATTGCAGTCATTGAAATACAAAGGCTGAAGTGAATACTCGAAAAAACTTCAAAGAATATTACATATGGAAGACCAATTTGCTTTCTCATATGTTCTCTTATCTTTTATGTGGGAAGCTTGtttgatattaatttatttttcaaaataaggCTTATAAACTCGAATTTCGAGCCTCGCATTTAGAATCTACGCATTTTTCTGCATTtcatttaatcataatcattGTAATAATCTCAAAATATTtcatttaatcataatcattGTAATAATCTCAAAATCTATAACATGACACGTCAACTATCATAAGTTTAGGTTTTGTTTTAACATTTTGAAAGTCCAATTTTACCCtttcaataaaattaataataaaacccACCCCTAGTAGCATCGGCACACCGCCACTCCACGATCAGCCAACTTTGATGTTCTCTTGGACTAGCTTTGCCATCGGTTAGGTCATGGCTTCCCCTGTATCTTTAGCttgtgaagaaaaaattgagaacGTATTAATTCACTGTATGAGCAGGGACGGACCTACTAAGGCGCAAGAAGGTGTAGCTGCACCTCCTCTCGTCGGAAAATCTattgtaggtgcttcaaattgcccCTTTgtacttttacttttatttatttttatattactccatttacttaagtttacaatgtaaataaggaagtaccccccatttggattcaaataaaaatactagaaaatcaaattcccaccaaatcaaaatatgaaaattcagttttagtgcaaaatacgatttaggctaaaaatgatggctcattaagtcaatatatacttcatactaaaatcccataaaatcaaattttcttatttgatgtataaggaataaaagccgccaaaaattatcttaaaaaaatgattattccgaaaaatcatttttcatacttagtcaatattgcacctctgttaaaatatttatgGGTCTGCCAGTGTGTATGAGTTTGGACAGAGCAACCCAGGAATCAATGCTTTGTGGAAGCACAATCCCGGGCACTCGGAGGGCCTTTAAATGGGATTACCGTTGGCAGGAGTTACCAACTTTAAATGGAGTTTTTGGTTGTCGAAGGAAGTGCTGGGTTTGGTTTGTTATTtaagtttcaaatttcaaaatttttaactCTACTGGAAGGGTAAAATTAGACTTTTTAGAGTGTTAAAACTAAACCTAAATTGATGGTAGTTGACATGTCATGTTATAAGTAGTTAGATTATTACAACGAttaagataaagaaaaatgcGGAAAAATGCATAGGCTCATGATGCAAAAAACTCAGGTTGTTCCACAACATTCCAATCATAGTTGAACAGCTACTAACATAGTACTGTTTATGAATTACAATGTCAAAGACCCTGATACAATGAtagtaattatttttaaagaaaaacattttttattttgtacagTATTTTCATGTTATACATAATACAGACTCATACACTTTAATTTACACTCCATTTTCTTGTCCTGGTAAattcccttttatttatttcaggTCTAAGGTGAAGCCCCGGCCAACATGAATTCAATAGACTACAGTACCAAAAATGTGCAATACCTTAAAACTGGACCCTGAGAGCTTAAATGAAGCTTCAATTGACAAAGAAATGGATCTTGCAATAGACAGCTAAACTCAACTCAGGCTTCAgcagagaaggaaaagatttataataatttgagCTAGCAATATAATTCTTTAGTAAAGTCGTAACAGAGCATCTCATCCAAGTTTACTGACCAGAGAGAGGACTGATGCTTGCAATATAATTCTTTAGTAATAATATCTTAGCCCTGAAAGACTCTCTTCACAAATCCTTGCAAAGAAGTCCCCATCCCAGCACCAACAGCTTCTGCCAAGTATGTTGCCTCTTGGACGGTTTTCTTCAAGTCAAAAGCATCTTTCACTCGATCATCCAAGAATGCCCATGTATCACAAAAATCTGGGGAATTATCAGTAAGCATGTAAATCTCGGTTGTGGAGTATATACCTCCAAGGACAGTCCGCTTCACATACCACTGAAAATCAGCTGTGTCGTCGCCAGCACCATGCCAGATCTCATCCATAAGCATTGCCCTCTGCTTAAAACTTGTGGGTACATTCACTGGTTGTGCCTGGATGCTAAGAGCTTGTGGCCACTTCGATATGTAGGGTGCCTGCATTTCTAAGCGAATCTTCACAAGCTTTGTGATCCTCTCACTTGGTATCAAACTTTTTAACTCCTCTGTACTAGAGTCGATCATATCACTAAGCCTTTGCAAACAGTCATCCATGAAAAACTCAACAAGCATACCCTCCTTCCTTGGAAATGATCCGACAATCGATGGAGACAGACCAACATCCCTTGCACCAGCAATCATAGCCGCTTCGCTCCATCCCAACCTTATAACATGGGGGAGTGAGGCTTGGAGCACACGAGCTTGCTCATCTTGGTATTCCGCTCTCGGTCTCCTAGTGTGATCAGCCGTTGACGACGTGGTATTTGaaaaattagggatttgatcgGCCGTTGACGACGTGGAGTTTTGAAAGTTAGGGCTTTGATTGACGAAAGATTCAGAGTTCACAGTTGTGGAAAAGTGAGAACGACTAATGAGGGATTGAAGAGGGCGGTAACGAATAGTACGGTGGTTGGTACTGCTACCCAAGGATGTACCAAAGAGATGGAGAAGCCGCTTCGCTGCTGAGCTAtacattttgatttggtaTCACCAATATCTGCCTACAAGGCAAATGAGGGTTTTGATGAAGTGATGATACGATAATATAAAAGGTTAAAAGCATAAACATTATAAATGAGTTACTAGTCTTGCAAGAAACAAGTTAATGTTTTTTctgtataaatataatatatcaaatattcatttacaataaaataaattttaccTAGAATTgttaatttcttcaaattatTTCACTTAAAATCTCTTTCTCATGGAAATGAATCTAAATTGACAGAATATATAGAAGAGTTCAATGTTATTAATTTCCCCAAAGAAATATTCAGACTTATAGCCATCAAGAAGATTACAGAACAATGCTGCAATCCATCCATAATCCTCCCCTTTAAGTGGCAGaagaaaatcaatttttttttcattgatgCTCAATGTTGTATTAATTGATAGATATCAAAGTTTTGACATTGCTGACCTTACATGATAATCACTCACCCCAATTGCACAAAATTGAtagtagtattttttttatataaaatttgtaatttttttttttttttttcaagaacaATCTTGATACAGATAACGGAGATGCCTAAATTAGAAACATTAACAGCAATTTAAACCCATGACAACAAATGGTATAATTTtggaacagaaaaaaaaaaaattcaaaagccCTAGCGTAAACCTCTAAGTTACAGACACTAGTTtaatcccaacaaaaaaaaattgcaccaGAAATTGACAAAGCAGAAGAAAAATTGCGAACACAAACCTGGATTTGGAAGAGAACTTCCTTGTTGCAGAGGAAATGGAACCCAAcggcaaaaggaaaagaggacTGAGAGTGCTTCGTTTTTCTTAGGCTGAGAGAGACCCGCGGAGAAGATGAGTGTTTCCTATTGTTGCGTTGATTTGATTGAAcgagttttattttatttttcatttaaaaataatatttcggGTCGGGTTCTATTTCAAATCGGGTGGTTTTATTTAAGCCGAAAGGTCATCATTGGTCCCGGGGCAAACTACAGAGACAAGACAACTTTGTATATGAAGTTAGGTTGTTGTAATCTCAACCGTTGGGAACATCCAACGGCTGAACTAAGCCCCACCAAACGAAAGAGACGAGTTCTTCTGCAGAGCATTTTCtatggggttttttttacctCTAAGCTGAGTTCTTCTTGTTTGGTAGGTCTTTGCATAACAATGGAGAGAGGGGTACAGAGATGGGTTGTGGACATATCAGGGTGGGACCCATCTCCCCAAGATTTCTCCTTTGCTCTCTCTGTTCTTCCTTCAGTTGAGCAACCCTCTGTCACCAGGTTTTCCCTTGCTCTATTTTAGTTgctgtcttttttttcttttttttggattcCAAGAAAAcctagaaagaagaaaacctaATAGTGATCAAAGAAAATGAGTGCTGTCTACAATCTTAGTGccatatatttgttttattttatgcctTTTGCAAGTAATATAGATGAACCAAATTTGGCACTTGCTGTTGGCAGAGTCAAAGGGACTTGTCTGATAAATGATTgaacctttaaaaaaaaaaaaatcaatacatGAAACGGGAAATTTCCACTAGTGTTTTGATGTTATAATTAGCATCCAAGAAAGCAAAATGATAATGGATTGAGCTTAGGAAGAATTGTTGAGACAGTTAACAGAGATGCATTGTATTTTGACATTGGTAGATTTGTACAGATGGAAGACAGGAAGCGGGCACTTGTGAGCCGGCTGCTTCAATATGCTCTTGTACATGAAGTTTTGGCAATTCCCTATGATGAAATTATCATTAAGCGCACCTTGGAAGGCAAACCATATCTGGTATGTATGATTAAACTTGCCAGTTCTTGTTTTATCCaaatgaaattggttttgatgGAGATCCAAATATGTATTGAAGTCACGGAATCCGGCATTAATATCTTGTTCTGCATACTATGTATAAGTTCCAACTGTGTGTTTACAAGAAATGATTTTACATCCTTTTCTTGGCACAATTCTTGTACCTTCCTTGCTTGTACATCCACCATTAATATCTTGTTCACTACACTCTGCATAATGTCTTTGTTTTCAGGAATGTGGTGATGTTTGCACAGATTTTcccaattttaatttcaatgcATCTCATCATGGTGACTATGTTGCTATAGCGTCCGAACCTTTGTGCCTCGTCGGGGTGGACATTGTTTCCATAGTCATTCCTCAGAAAGAGACGGTTATAGAGTTTATTCAAAACTTCTCCTCATacttttcaagttttgaatgGGATAGTATAGTCAATGCTGGCACATCTGATGATATTCTGATTGAGTTTTACAGGTAAATCGTTTCCTGACATTCTGTGAAAATTTATTCCATAATACTTTTGTGTTGTAAGTTATAGTTTGTCATTGTTGTTTCCTTGTCAGATATTCTTATCTCAATATACTTATGATTTGTGCACTTGTACTCTTTCTGTAAATCTGAGTGACCCACTAGAGAACTActggaagaaagaaagacttTGTTTCCTATCTTATCTAACATTGTTGGTTTTCATGTAAAATCTCCCTTGAGTTTAAAATTATGGAATAAAGTTCAGTATCTGTGTCAGAACATCTAACTGTCACAGTTTTGCAGTTTTCTGTGTGGCTTGGTTCTCTTTTAGATATGGCTAGCAAACCTTGCCTGAATTTTTTTACTGCATATTCACTCTGTTTATCTGTTGGGGATAAGTTCACAGGTCTATTAGAATAGAAACCTTTCAATAAAAGTTTATTAAATATGCGTTGAGCTTGAATGTTCAGGTGAATCATTAGGGTTTGGCAAAATAATGTTTATTTATGGTGCAGTAAGCAGCATGCGGGAGAGGTCCAAAGATTTGAGTAGCTGATGATTTATAGTGTGTTTTGTAGATATTGGTGTCTGAAAGAAGCTTATGTCAAAGCGATTGGGAGTGGAGTGGCATATGGTTTGGACAGAGTGGAATTTCATCACAGTTGCTGGACTAACATCTCTGTTAATGTTGAGGGGAAGGCTATGAAAGAATGGCGCTTTTGGCTTCTTGAGCTAGGAAAGGGACATTTGGTAACTCTcttgttaattttctttctttgttttcattgaGATGCCGTTTTGATTTTCAAGGTTACATAGTTTCGTTGGTAATTTATAGCATCCATAgttttttggcttcttttttggttgcatAGTTGTTAGTTATCTAAGACAGTAAAAAGTGCTAGATTAATTACACCTTATAAAGCAAAACTCTTCTGGTTTAATCCGAAGTTCTTGCTTAATGGATACCTGGGGTGCTAAAAATATGGATGGGaatgcaacaaaatctgaatATGCGTGCATAAACACTGGGGACGAGTCAAACTTAAGTCCTTTTTTACCGCTCGACCTTCGCTATCCTACCATCTGAACCAAGGGATTAAGACTATGCATACTAATTTTATTGGAACGAGGCAATTACTTTCCTGCTCTGTAACAGTTTTCCATGAAATCGCAGGTCTCCATTGCAAGGGGTCATCCAAGATCAGCTACTGAGAGTTATATGAGAACATTAAAACAGGCAGAGTTTGATGAAGAGGAGTATCACGCAGCTCTTCATCTTCCAAATGTCAGATTTGTCTCAAGAACTGTAGAACAACTCATTCCGGTTTCACACAAAGACCGTGTACATCGGACTTCGATTTCATGATACAATTGAAGCGCCGATGAACATGAGAAAGCATTCACTTCAGCTTTTCACAggagaaattaaaatcaaactgTAGTAGCACTTCTGTATATAAAGTTTAATGTCCCTGCAGCATAGCGTTGTTCCGGTTCCGTCAGCATTATTGTATGTAAATTGGGCATGTGTGGTAGGATGGGTCTAGATGACTCGGGCATTGTCATTATATTGCTTAAGATGTAAGCTTGATTTTTGTTGTATGCTTGTAAGTTGTAATTAAAGGTTGacaaaaatcaattttatatatttatgttttgggtaaattgaTTGAGCCAAACTTTTATCCTTGGGCCCGTTTGGTACATAAAACAGATCTGAGAGGATCACTTCTCAAAGAATgagaaatggaagattcatttttcacgtttaataaacGAGAAatcactttattttcttttccatgtttgtttcaagtaggaatggaaaataaagattgtataatttttcaattatactcatattaaatcaaatttgcatttaatgatatattataATTCTATGTGCATAAtaatcataaaaaatatatatttaatgttAACTcattttccaaaactttctcattaaaaaggaaaacaaaacctaagTTGGGAGGGCTTTACTTTCACATGAGTTAAGCAACGATTTCGCATACCtaaacttaccaaacatgggaaagtaattgatttctcatcccTAAGCCTCCTTTCCAATTAAACAAACAGGCCTAAGGATGAAGTAAAATGCAATCCGTATCACAAGATGTACACTATAAATGATGAAATCTAGAGATATTTGACATCCCAGATAAATGCTTTAAATTAGTCATAGGATCATTGGCTCAAATTCCTCTGCTTCATTATAAAATTGTGGAGAAGCAAAATCTTTGTAAATTTACAatatttttcaagaaaatcCAATTATCAACCAATCTACTAGAAGCAGCCAATTTCAGAACCTGAAAAATGGATAGTGTAGTGCTAGAAGGCAGCCAACCTAAAACCGTGAAGAAGACTCTcatcatgtattttattaaaaccttAAAATCCATATTTATCCCAACCCTAAATTTAAGATGCCAGCAACATCTTACCCAGTTGGTGCACCAGAAAACTTCATGCTAGGTTTTAACCCATAAAAACTTCTGAAAACATTTTCATTCTGTGCCTTAAAACTACGCATAGTCCTTAAAACTACTCAAAATATGAATCTTACTCTACACTCCCACAAAATTTCAGAGCTCTTCTACATCAATCATCACACTATATACCTAACTAGGGTTTGCTTTGCACAATTACACAGTTACAGTTCACTGTCAGCCATATAACAGTTCCAAAGCATCATTCGCGTTTAAAACACCATTTTAGACTCCTAGTGCAAGTACTTAAATCAGTAAAACATCCTCTTGTTAGCTTCAAACACATAGCACTATATTATCTCTCTGGCAGAAAAAGAATCAGAAAACTAAATCCAAAGCATACGAAATTGCGTAGACAATACATAGCTTAAATAATctaaaagaacaagaaaatatattgaagGGCAT
Above is a window of Prunus persica cultivar Lovell chromosome G2, Prunus_persica_NCBIv2, whole genome shotgun sequence DNA encoding:
- the LOC18778550 gene encoding ubiquinone biosynthesis protein COQ9, mitochondrial — its product is MYSSAAKRLLHLFGTSLGSSTNHRTIRYRPLQSLISRSHFSTTVNSESFVNQSPNFQNSTSSTADQIPNFSNTTSSTADHTRRPRAEYQDEQARVLQASLPHVIRLGWSEAAMIAGARDVGLSPSIVGSFPRKEGMLVEFFMDDCLQRLSDMIDSSTEELKSLIPSERITKLVKIRLEMQAPYISKWPQALSIQAQPVNVPTSFKQRAMLMDEIWHGAGDDTADFQWYVKRTVLGGIYSTTEIYMLTDNSPDFCDTWAFLDDRVKDAFDLKKTVQEATYLAEAVGAGMGTSLQGFVKRVFQG
- the LOC18779029 gene encoding L-aminoadipate-semialdehyde dehydrogenase-phosphopantetheinyl transferase isoform X1 — encoded protein: MERGVQRWVVDISGWDPSPQDFSFALSVLPSVEQPSVTRFVQMEDRKRALVSRLLQYALVHEVLAIPYDEIIIKRTLEGKPYLECGDVCTDFPNFNFNASHHGDYVAIASEPLCLVGVDIVSIVIPQKETVIEFIQNFSSYFSSFEWDSIVNAGTSDDILIEFYRYWCLKEAYVKAIGSGVAYGLDRVEFHHSCWTNISVNVEGKAMKEWRFWLLELGKGHLVSIARGHPRSATESYMRTLKQAEFDEEEYHAALHLPNVRFVSRTVEQLIPVSHKDRVHRTSIS
- the LOC18779029 gene encoding L-aminoadipate-semialdehyde dehydrogenase-phosphopantetheinyl transferase isoform X2 — protein: MEDRKRALVSRLLQYALVHEVLAIPYDEIIIKRTLEGKPYLECGDVCTDFPNFNFNASHHGDYVAIASEPLCLVGVDIVSIVIPQKETVIEFIQNFSSYFSSFEWDSIVNAGTSDDILIEFYRYWCLKEAYVKAIGSGVAYGLDRVEFHHSCWTNISVNVEGKAMKEWRFWLLELGKGHLVSIARGHPRSATESYMRTLKQAEFDEEEYHAALHLPNVRFVSRTVEQLIPVSHKDRVHRTSIS